Part of the Salinimonas lutimaris genome, CTTTCAACCTATCCGGCTGGCATGGCCACCACTTCCGCGTTATCCGCTGACGGGGCATTTTTAGCCTCCTCATCAATGGAAAACAGTGGTGATGCCAGCGGTCAGACCTATTTTATGGGCATAGCCGATACAACCGACAATAATGCCAGTGGCAAGGTTTGTCTGATTGACCGGGGCTCTATTAGTTTTTATGACAAGGTGAAAAACTGTGAGCTGTCAGGCGGCATTGGCGCTGTTATCATTAACAATGAGCCAGGCATGCTTTACGCCACACTGGGCGACACCAACGATACCTCAATTCCTGCGGTAGGTGTGGCGCAGGAAGACCGCCAGACAATGCTGGATGCCGCGACGGTCGATATTCGTGTCGGTACTTCAGATTATGGTCTGATGAGCGGCACATCGATGGCGACCCCGGCTGTGGCTGGTCTGGCCGCACTGGTCTGGTCAAACTACCCGGCCTGCTCTGGTGAAGATGTCCGGGCGGCCTTTAAAGCAACCGCTCTGGATGCCGGCGCCAACGGCAAAGATGTTTACTTTGGTTATGGTATTGTGCAGGCCAAAGCAGCAGCCGATTACCTGGCACAACAATCGTGCGCAGGCGGTGATGGTGGCGATACCGGTGGTGAGCCTAGCGGGGAACTGCAACTAACGGCCTCCGGCTATAAGGTCAAAGGCACCCAGGCGGTGGATCTGAACTGGCTGAATGCCTCTGGTTCACAGGTGGATATTTACCGTAACGGAAATCTGGCGGTCACCACAGCCAATGATGGCGCGTATACAGACAGCCTGAATGTAAAAGGCGGTGGTAGCTATCAATACCAGGTTTGTGAAGCCGGTACATCGGTATGTACTGCTTCTGTTTCGGTGGTGTTTTAACCTTCGAGTAAAACCAGACAGCCCGCTTTTGCGGGCTGTTTTTTATCAGAATAAACGGTTTGCCAGCGTTTTCTGAACGCCTGCGGCCGCATTTTTACTCAGCTCAACTTCCACCGGCGCATCCTGTCCGGACACCCAGATTTTCAGCTCTGAATCCATATCAAAATGGCCGGCGGTTTCTACCACAAACTGGGTGATCGACTTGTACGGAATAGACAAATAGCTAACCTTGCGCCCGCTGATCCCCTGCTTATCGATAATAATCACCCGGCCTGAGGTGAAAACAATCAGATCCCGCACCAACCGGTAAGCCGTCGTCAGGGTTTCATTGTCTCCCATTACCGGTGCCAACTGCTCTTCAACCTCTGCTACATCCACTTCACTGGCGTTGCCCATCAAAGCATCTAACAATCCCATTGGTTTATCCTTATTGTTAATCAATCCTGCCTATAGTAGCCACTTTCTGACCAGTCTGGCCAGTCGCCTTTTTGCTAATCACCATATTTTTACAGCCCTTTACAGATACTCTGTGCCTGGCATCAGGCGCATCTTTGCGAAGCACTCGCTCGCAATCGACGACAATGCTAAGGTAAAGCCCACAACAGATTTAAAAGGAACCCGAACGGTATGACGCCTCCCGCTTTTTCCGATATCCAGGCTGCTATGCAGCGTCTTCAGGGTAAGGTCAAACGCACCCCCATTGTTGAGTCGACCTTGCTCAACAAGTGGCTGGGTCACCGCATTTTATTTAAGGCAGAGTGCCTACAGACCGTGGGCGCCTTTAAATTGCGTGGCGCCCTGAATATGCTGGCCAGATGCGCCGAAGAAAATCGTTTGCCCCGGCGCGTAGTGGCCAACAGCTCAGGTAATCATGCCCAGGCCGTAGCGCAGGCAGCCAGTATGTACCAGTTGCCGGTGACCATTTATGCCGCCCGTAGTATCTCGCCGGTTAAAGCCGCGGCTACCCGCAGCTATGGCGCACAGTTGGAATTGTTCGACACCCGTCCGCAGGCCGATGAAGCCATTAAACTGGCGGCGCAGGAAGAAAGCACCTTGTGGATCCCACCATTTGATCATGCTGATATTATT contains:
- a CDS encoding PH domain-containing protein → MGLLDALMGNASEVDVAEVEEQLAPVMGDNETLTTAYRLVRDLIVFTSGRVIIIDKQGISGRKVSYLSIPYKSITQFVVETAGHFDMDSELKIWVSGQDAPVEVELSKNAAAGVQKTLANRLF